A portion of the Pseudarthrobacter defluvii genome contains these proteins:
- a CDS encoding dicarboxylate/amino acid:cation symporter: protein MSTQTSTPSPAGKTGFQLPKWAGSFGFQIIAALIVGLGLGLLAKYTGSTKANPNALGATLQTIGSSYVSLLQTAVVPLIFTAVVSSISNLRQVSNAARLAWNTLLWFAITSLIAVLIGMGLGVLLQPGANTGISGDAKYTGKSGDWWAFLVGLFPKNFLGLGASSTVGDSGAVTTSISFNVLQILVIAIAVGVAALKVGKAAEPFLNLNASALAVIQKVLWWIIRIAPLGTIGLIGNAVAVYGWDTIGSLGKFTVAIYAGLVLVLFVVYPILVRSHGLSIKQYFSGVWPAVQLAFVSRSSVGTLPLTQRVTERSLGVPRAYASFAVPLGATTKMDGCAAIYPAVSAIFVAQFFGIHLDFSQYLLIALVSVLGSAATAGTTGAVVMLTLTLSTLGLPLAGVGLLLAIDPILDMGRTAVNVAGQALVPTIVAKRQGILDESLYNAPRNGTPFVDDSDAATEAIDGTSADTAPRELQDAKA, encoded by the coding sequence GTGAGCACTCAGACAAGCACCCCATCTCCCGCAGGGAAGACCGGATTCCAGCTGCCCAAATGGGCGGGCTCGTTCGGCTTCCAGATCATCGCCGCCCTTATCGTGGGCCTCGGCCTCGGACTGCTGGCCAAGTACACCGGCAGCACCAAGGCCAACCCGAACGCGCTCGGCGCCACACTGCAGACCATCGGCTCAAGCTATGTGTCCCTGCTGCAGACCGCCGTCGTTCCGCTGATCTTCACCGCCGTGGTCAGCTCCATCTCCAACCTGCGCCAAGTGTCGAACGCGGCCAGGCTGGCATGGAACACGCTGCTGTGGTTCGCCATCACGTCCCTGATCGCCGTGCTGATCGGCATGGGGCTTGGCGTGCTGCTGCAGCCGGGTGCCAACACCGGCATCAGCGGCGATGCCAAGTACACCGGAAAGTCCGGTGACTGGTGGGCCTTCCTGGTGGGACTCTTCCCCAAGAACTTCCTCGGCCTCGGTGCCAGCTCCACCGTCGGCGATTCCGGCGCCGTCACCACTTCCATCAGCTTCAACGTCCTGCAGATCCTGGTCATCGCCATCGCGGTGGGCGTTGCAGCCCTCAAGGTGGGCAAGGCCGCAGAGCCGTTCCTGAACCTCAACGCGTCAGCCCTCGCCGTGATCCAGAAGGTGCTGTGGTGGATCATCCGCATTGCACCGCTGGGCACCATCGGCCTCATCGGCAATGCCGTGGCCGTCTACGGCTGGGACACCATCGGCTCGCTGGGCAAGTTCACGGTTGCCATCTACGCCGGCCTGGTCCTGGTGCTGTTCGTGGTCTACCCCATCCTGGTGCGCAGCCACGGCTTGTCCATCAAGCAGTACTTCTCGGGTGTGTGGCCCGCCGTCCAGCTGGCCTTCGTGTCCCGCTCCTCCGTGGGAACGCTGCCGCTGACCCAGCGAGTCACTGAGCGCAGCCTGGGCGTCCCCCGCGCCTACGCTTCCTTCGCCGTGCCGCTGGGCGCCACCACCAAGATGGACGGCTGCGCAGCGATCTACCCCGCAGTGTCCGCGATCTTCGTGGCCCAGTTCTTCGGCATCCACCTGGACTTCAGCCAGTACCTGCTGATCGCCCTGGTCTCGGTCCTGGGTTCCGCGGCCACCGCCGGAACCACCGGCGCCGTGGTGATGCTCACCCTGACGCTCTCCACCCTGGGACTGCCGCTGGCCGGCGTCGGACTCCTGCTCGCCATCGACCCGATCCTGGACATGGGCCGCACCGCCGTGAACGTGGCGGGCCAGGCACTGGTCCCCACCATCGTGGCCAAGCGCCAGGGCATCCTGGACGAGTCGCTGTACAACGCACCCCGCAACGGCACGCCCTTTGTGGATGACAGCGATGCCGCGACTGAAGCCATCGACGGCACCTCCGCCGACACCGCACCCCGCGAACTGCAGGATGCAAAGGCATAA
- a CDS encoding phosphatase PAP2 family protein, giving the protein MIRETTLTDYQGTPAGTGVRGELHQDTAVGAKDLTRWDSRAGRSLAGLVHHISQVLGPYGALILTLLAGAVISAVMAAAFGEVYQAVTAADGVAGLDHPVLAASESLRTPTLDVAVTAFTDVGGTVGMPILAVVMMLTLALRRRSWTPVILIAAAGLGSLLMTIAGKRLVGRARPDLSDAVPPYEHSPSFPSGHSLNAVVIAGIVAYLIILRLDSNRARILTASVAALFAIAIGLSRVFLGHHWLTDVLAAWALGAAWLAIVITAHRLYLTVRKHHGARDIKHTKAGNK; this is encoded by the coding sequence ATGATCAGGGAGACCACATTGACCGACTACCAAGGGACACCGGCGGGGACGGGAGTGCGGGGCGAACTCCACCAGGACACTGCGGTAGGGGCAAAGGACCTCACCCGCTGGGACAGCCGAGCAGGCCGGAGCCTCGCGGGATTGGTCCACCACATCAGCCAGGTGCTGGGCCCTTATGGTGCCCTGATCCTGACCCTGCTGGCGGGGGCCGTGATTTCCGCCGTCATGGCCGCCGCCTTCGGCGAGGTGTACCAGGCAGTGACCGCCGCCGACGGGGTGGCGGGACTTGACCATCCGGTGTTGGCGGCCAGCGAGAGCCTTCGCACCCCCACCCTCGATGTCGCGGTGACCGCGTTTACTGACGTGGGCGGGACCGTTGGCATGCCAATCCTGGCCGTGGTCATGATGCTTACCCTGGCACTGCGGCGCCGCTCCTGGACCCCCGTCATCCTGATCGCCGCAGCAGGCCTGGGCTCGCTGCTGATGACGATCGCCGGCAAGCGCCTCGTGGGACGGGCGCGCCCGGACCTCAGCGATGCCGTGCCACCCTACGAACACTCCCCGTCCTTCCCCAGTGGACACTCACTGAACGCTGTCGTGATCGCGGGCATCGTCGCCTACCTCATCATCCTCCGCCTCGATTCGAACCGGGCCCGCATCCTCACAGCGTCGGTTGCCGCCCTCTTTGCCATTGCCATCGGGCTCAGCCGGGTCTTCCTTGGCCACCACTGGCTTACAGACGTCCTGGCCGCCTGGGCGCTCGGTGCGGCATGGCTGGCCATCGTCATCACGGCACACCGCCTTTATCTGACGGTAAGGAAACACCACGGGGCGCGAGACATTAAGCACACCAAGGCCGGGAATAAGTAA
- a CDS encoding DUF885 domain-containing protein → MTTDTSSAARPHTRIDAVADNYTDTLIRLNPTFATTLGLPGHETEYQDFSPAGIAGFAEAARDALAALDGLEPEDDVDAVTLDAMRERLGLQLLIHASGWEYAELNNIASPAQDIRAIFDLMPTDTEQDWEHIAGRAHNVPAAISGYTESLRLAKDAGKVAAARQVRIVMEQVTKYAAEDGFFAKLAAGASTSAGPLPAALQNKLDAGADAARSAYAGLAEFLRTELLPAAPEKDAVGRARYALASRSFLGAEVDLEETYAWGVQELDRLIAEQEQVAATIKAGATIAEAKEILNNDPARQLKGTEALREWMQGLSDKAVAELAGVHFDIPDVMKKLECRIAPTDEGGIYYTGPSADFSRPGRMWWSVPAGEDTFTTWAETTTVYHEGVPGHHLQVATATYRRELLNKWRRNVCWTSGHGEGWALYAEKLMQELGYLKDPGDHMGMLDMQRMRAARVVFDIGVHLELEMPERWGSGTWTADKGYGFLKENLPISEGQLNFEFTRYLGWPGQAPSYKVGQRLWEQIRAELESRPGFDLKAFHTKALNIGSVGLDTLRRALLT, encoded by the coding sequence GTGACTACAGACACCTCTTCCGCAGCCCGCCCGCACACCCGGATCGATGCCGTCGCGGACAACTACACAGACACCCTGATCAGGCTCAACCCGACGTTTGCCACCACCCTTGGCCTGCCCGGACATGAGACGGAATACCAGGACTTCTCCCCCGCCGGCATCGCCGGTTTCGCAGAGGCGGCACGGGACGCCCTCGCGGCACTGGACGGCCTGGAGCCTGAGGACGACGTGGACGCCGTCACCCTCGATGCGATGCGGGAGCGGCTGGGCCTGCAGTTGCTGATCCATGCCTCCGGGTGGGAGTACGCGGAACTGAACAACATCGCCTCGCCCGCCCAGGACATCAGGGCCATCTTTGACCTCATGCCCACCGACACCGAGCAGGACTGGGAACACATCGCCGGGCGCGCCCACAATGTCCCGGCAGCCATCAGCGGGTACACCGAATCCCTGCGCCTGGCGAAGGACGCCGGGAAGGTGGCCGCGGCGCGCCAGGTGCGGATCGTCATGGAACAGGTGACCAAATACGCCGCCGAAGACGGCTTCTTCGCCAAGCTGGCGGCGGGGGCCTCCACCTCCGCCGGGCCATTGCCCGCGGCGCTGCAAAACAAGCTCGACGCCGGTGCCGACGCTGCCCGGAGTGCCTACGCCGGTCTGGCGGAATTCCTGCGCACCGAGCTGCTCCCCGCCGCGCCCGAGAAGGACGCCGTGGGCAGGGCCCGCTACGCCCTGGCTTCCCGGTCTTTCCTGGGCGCCGAAGTGGACCTCGAGGAAACCTATGCATGGGGGGTGCAGGAACTCGACCGCCTCATCGCCGAGCAGGAACAGGTGGCAGCCACCATCAAGGCAGGCGCCACGATCGCCGAAGCCAAGGAAATCCTCAACAACGATCCCGCGCGCCAGCTGAAGGGCACCGAGGCGCTGCGGGAATGGATGCAGGGCCTCTCCGACAAGGCAGTAGCCGAACTCGCCGGCGTGCACTTCGACATCCCGGACGTCATGAAGAAGCTCGAGTGCAGGATCGCCCCCACCGATGAAGGAGGCATCTACTACACGGGCCCCTCCGCCGACTTCAGCCGCCCCGGCCGCATGTGGTGGTCCGTGCCCGCCGGCGAAGACACCTTCACCACCTGGGCCGAAACCACCACCGTCTACCACGAAGGCGTCCCCGGCCACCACCTCCAGGTGGCCACCGCCACCTACCGCCGGGAACTGCTGAACAAGTGGCGCCGCAACGTCTGCTGGACCTCAGGGCACGGCGAAGGCTGGGCACTCTACGCCGAGAAGCTCATGCAGGAACTGGGCTACCTGAAAGACCCCGGCGACCACATGGGCATGCTGGACATGCAGCGCATGCGGGCAGCCCGCGTGGTCTTCGACATCGGCGTGCACCTCGAATTGGAAATGCCCGAACGCTGGGGCTCCGGTACCTGGACTGCTGACAAGGGGTACGGCTTCCTCAAGGAAAACCTCCCCATCAGCGAAGGGCAGCTCAACTTCGAGTTCACCCGCTACCTCGGCTGGCCCGGCCAGGCCCCCTCCTACAAGGTAGGCCAGCGCCTCTGGGAGCAGATCCGCGCCGAACTGGAATCACGGCCCGGGTTCGACCTCAAGGCGTTCCACACCAAGGCCCTCAACATCGGCTCTGTTGGACTCGATACCCTGCGGCGGGCGTTGCTCACCTAG
- a CDS encoding acyl-CoA carboxylase subunit epsilon: protein MIPTGPAEENLPTAPLLSVVKGQPNAEELAALTAVVLSLGGESPAPAKTPSVRHWVRRQQLRLAPTPGPGAWKRSHGGA, encoded by the coding sequence GTGATCCCCACCGGCCCCGCTGAGGAAAACCTGCCGACCGCTCCGCTGCTCTCTGTTGTCAAAGGACAGCCGAACGCCGAGGAACTGGCCGCGCTGACCGCCGTCGTGCTTTCCCTGGGCGGGGAAAGCCCTGCACCGGCCAAGACGCCCAGCGTGCGGCACTGGGTGCGGCGGCAGCAGCTGCGGCTCGCGCCCACGCCGGGCCCGGGCGCTTGGAAACGCAGCCACGGCGGGGCGTAG
- a CDS encoding acyl-CoA carboxylase subunit beta, translated as MSHDLTTTAGKIADFRDRQARAEQPSGPEAIEKQHARGKNTARERIALLLDEDSFVEFDALAVHRSTAFGMEKKKPLGDGLVSGYGTVDGRLVAVYSQDFTVYGGSLSQVNGEKIVKVQEFALRNGCPVVGILDGGGARIQEGVASLAMFADIFRNNVHASGVVPQISLIMGPSAGGAAYSPALTDYVVMVDKTSHMFITGPDVIKTVTGEDVDMETLGGARQHNATTGTSTYLASDETDAIEFVRELLDFLPSNNLSEAPVMGHQQELEIDDDDLALDALVPDSANQPYDMRAVVEQIVDDGHFLEMQALYAPNVMIGYGRVEGHTVGIVANQPLQFAGTLDIAASEKAARFVRHCDAFNIPIITLVDVPGFLPGKDQEFQGIIRRGAKLLYAYAEATVPKLTVITRKAYGGAYIVMGSKKLGADLNLAWPTAQIGVMGAQGAVNILYRRDLAAVAQDGGDVEARRAEVIRQYEEELLNPYQAAELGYVDAVIAPSDTRIQIIKALRALRDKRASLPAKKHGNIPL; from the coding sequence ATGAGCCACGATCTGACAACGACAGCGGGAAAGATTGCCGATTTCCGCGACCGCCAGGCGCGCGCCGAACAGCCCTCCGGCCCCGAAGCCATTGAAAAGCAGCATGCCCGGGGCAAGAACACTGCCCGCGAGCGGATTGCGCTGCTGCTGGACGAGGACTCGTTCGTTGAGTTCGACGCCCTGGCGGTCCACCGCTCCACCGCCTTTGGCATGGAAAAGAAGAAGCCGCTGGGCGACGGCCTGGTCTCCGGCTACGGCACCGTGGATGGACGGCTCGTTGCCGTCTACAGCCAGGACTTCACCGTCTATGGTGGATCGCTGAGCCAGGTGAACGGCGAAAAGATCGTCAAGGTCCAGGAGTTCGCGCTCCGGAATGGTTGCCCCGTCGTCGGAATCCTCGACGGCGGCGGCGCCCGCATCCAGGAAGGCGTGGCCTCGCTGGCCATGTTCGCGGACATCTTCCGGAACAACGTCCATGCCAGCGGCGTGGTACCGCAGATCTCCCTCATCATGGGCCCCTCCGCCGGCGGTGCGGCCTACTCCCCCGCCCTCACGGATTATGTGGTGATGGTGGACAAGACCTCGCATATGTTCATCACCGGCCCGGACGTCATCAAGACCGTCACCGGCGAGGACGTTGACATGGAAACACTGGGCGGCGCCCGGCAGCACAACGCCACCACCGGAACGTCCACCTATCTGGCCTCGGACGAAACCGACGCCATCGAGTTCGTGCGCGAACTGCTGGACTTCCTTCCCTCCAACAACCTCTCCGAGGCACCCGTAATGGGGCACCAGCAGGAGTTGGAGATCGACGACGACGACCTCGCCCTGGACGCGCTGGTCCCGGACTCGGCCAACCAGCCCTACGACATGCGCGCCGTGGTGGAACAGATCGTGGACGATGGCCACTTCCTGGAGATGCAGGCGCTGTACGCCCCCAACGTGATGATCGGGTACGGCCGGGTGGAGGGGCACACTGTTGGCATCGTGGCCAACCAGCCGCTGCAGTTCGCCGGCACCCTGGACATCGCCGCATCAGAAAAGGCCGCCCGCTTCGTGCGCCACTGCGACGCCTTCAACATCCCCATCATCACCCTGGTGGACGTTCCCGGGTTCCTTCCCGGCAAGGACCAGGAGTTCCAGGGCATCATCCGCCGCGGCGCCAAGCTTCTCTACGCCTACGCCGAGGCCACCGTCCCCAAACTGACCGTCATCACCCGAAAGGCCTACGGCGGCGCCTACATCGTCATGGGCTCCAAGAAGCTCGGCGCAGACCTGAACCTGGCCTGGCCCACGGCGCAGATTGGTGTCATGGGTGCGCAGGGCGCAGTGAACATCCTGTACCGGCGCGACCTCGCGGCAGTCGCCCAGGACGGCGGCGACGTTGAGGCCCGCCGCGCAGAGGTGATCCGGCAGTACGAGGAAGAACTCCTCAACCCCTACCAGGCTGCCGAACTGGGCTACGTGGACGCGGTCATCGCCCCCTCGGACACCCGCATCCAAATCATCAAGGCATTGCGGGCGCTGCGCGATAAACGGGCCAGCCTCCCCGCCAAGAAGCACGGGAACATCCCGCTGTGA
- a CDS encoding SDR family oxidoreductase: MTSSDDALHAPDSPYRAAGSLAGRTILISGGSRGIGLAIAKRAARDGANIVLLAKTGEPHPKLEGTVYTAAEELVAAGGQALPLVGDVRRDEDVAGAVDAALERFGGIDVVINNASAIDLSTTDTVDMKKYDLMQDINVRGTFLLSKLALPALRASEQGHILTLSPPLNLHPSWAGKHLAYTMAKYGMSLTTLGLAEELKADGIRVNSLWPCTLIDTAAIRNMPHGETMVMAARGPQIMADAAHAVLTGANLGAGAPPSGNFYTDEQVLAAAGVTDFRPYTLGAPEDQLVRDIFL; the protein is encoded by the coding sequence ATGACCTCAAGCGACGATGCTTTGCATGCTCCCGACAGCCCATACCGGGCGGCAGGTTCCCTGGCCGGACGGACCATCCTGATCTCCGGCGGCAGCCGCGGAATCGGGCTCGCCATTGCTAAAAGGGCGGCCCGCGACGGCGCCAACATCGTCCTCCTGGCCAAGACGGGGGAGCCCCATCCCAAGCTGGAGGGCACCGTCTACACCGCTGCCGAGGAACTGGTGGCGGCGGGCGGACAGGCGCTGCCCCTGGTAGGGGACGTGCGCAGGGATGAAGACGTGGCCGGTGCCGTGGATGCGGCGCTGGAGCGGTTTGGCGGCATCGACGTCGTCATCAACAATGCCTCAGCCATCGACCTGTCCACCACTGACACCGTCGACATGAAAAAGTACGACCTGATGCAGGACATCAACGTCCGCGGCACCTTCCTGCTGTCAAAGCTGGCTCTGCCGGCGCTCCGTGCCTCGGAACAGGGCCACATCCTCACCCTCTCACCGCCGCTGAACCTGCACCCCTCCTGGGCGGGGAAGCACCTTGCGTACACCATGGCCAAATACGGGATGAGCCTGACTACGCTGGGCCTGGCCGAGGAGCTGAAGGCGGACGGGATCCGGGTCAACTCCCTGTGGCCGTGCACCCTGATCGATACCGCGGCCATCCGCAACATGCCCCACGGCGAAACCATGGTCATGGCCGCGCGCGGCCCGCAGATCATGGCCGACGCCGCCCACGCCGTCCTGACCGGAGCCAACCTTGGTGCCGGTGCCCCGCCGTCGGGCAACTTCTACACGGACGAGCAGGTCCTTGCCGCTGCAGGCGTGACGGACTTCCGCCCCTACACCCTTGGAGCGCCCGAGGACCAGTTGGTTCGGGACATCTTCCTGTAA
- a CDS encoding biotin--[acetyl-CoA-carboxylase] ligase, translating to MDDAHAPGTPLNRGDLADQRFLSATGIPRIDVVDSTGSTNADLLRGATVDPADWPDLSVLTAEYQTAARGRLERHWEAPPLSSVSVSVVLRPVNADGRPLPTQSYSWLSLIAALALRETLLETAGIPAELKWPNDVLVRGRKIAGILAQLGPMADGNVPPVILGTGLNVTLRESELPVPTATSVGLEGGRTTDRTALLKSYLSHFAVLYRSFCNADGDPTAGLAGGPSLHKRVEAVMVTLGKQVRAQLPGDHEIIGHASRLDDYGSLLVLDRDGREHVVTAGDVVHLRPWTAPDAPDQGGYA from the coding sequence ATGGACGACGCACACGCACCGGGCACCCCCTTGAACCGAGGGGACCTGGCAGACCAGCGTTTCCTGTCCGCCACCGGGATACCCCGGATCGACGTGGTTGACTCAACCGGCTCCACCAACGCGGACCTCCTGCGCGGTGCCACGGTGGATCCGGCGGACTGGCCTGACCTCTCCGTCCTGACTGCCGAGTATCAGACTGCAGCCAGGGGCCGGCTGGAACGGCACTGGGAAGCTCCGCCGCTGAGTTCGGTGTCCGTCTCGGTGGTCCTGCGCCCGGTCAACGCGGACGGACGGCCGTTGCCTACCCAGAGCTACTCCTGGCTCTCCCTGATCGCAGCCCTCGCGCTGCGCGAGACCCTCCTGGAAACCGCCGGCATCCCGGCCGAGCTCAAATGGCCTAATGACGTCTTGGTGCGCGGCAGGAAGATCGCCGGCATCCTGGCGCAGCTTGGACCGATGGCGGACGGCAACGTGCCCCCCGTCATTCTGGGCACGGGCCTGAACGTCACCCTGCGCGAAAGCGAACTGCCCGTTCCCACCGCTACCTCCGTGGGCCTCGAAGGTGGCCGCACCACCGACCGCACCGCGCTGCTGAAGAGCTACCTGTCCCACTTTGCGGTCCTGTACCGCAGTTTCTGCAATGCCGACGGCGACCCCACAGCAGGCTTGGCGGGCGGGCCGTCCCTGCACAAGAGGGTGGAGGCCGTCATGGTCACGCTGGGCAAGCAGGTGCGCGCCCAGCTTCCCGGCGACCACGAGATCATCGGACATGCCTCCCGGCTGGACGACTACGGCTCGCTGCTGGTGCTGGACCGCGACGGGCGCGAGCACGTGGTGACTGCCGGGGACGTGGTGCACCTGCGGCCATGGACAGCGCCGGATGCACCGGACCAAGGCGGTTATGCGTAA
- a CDS encoding PH domain-containing protein, whose product MRKTLVPGEQVIVTTRPQPRRLAGAAVAFVLAPALAAYASAWITRGGAARLAPALGRQWTPWLVTACVLAAAAVWLGYCLPRLLRWQGTRYTLTSQRMVARYGLLNRRDQQVNLAAVRNLTVHESVPQRLVRSGNISLETGYQGVVTFRDVPEVARFRDFILDAIGELPDESGAQPGGATYYPAGAFPEDMREGGRDDR is encoded by the coding sequence ATGCGTAAAACCCTCGTTCCCGGGGAGCAGGTCATCGTCACAACCCGCCCGCAGCCCAGGAGGCTGGCCGGGGCTGCCGTGGCCTTCGTACTGGCCCCGGCGCTGGCCGCCTATGCCAGCGCCTGGATTACCCGCGGCGGCGCCGCGCGCCTGGCCCCCGCGCTCGGCCGCCAGTGGACGCCGTGGCTCGTCACCGCCTGTGTCCTCGCGGCCGCAGCGGTATGGCTGGGCTACTGCCTGCCCAGGCTGCTCCGCTGGCAGGGCACGCGCTACACGCTGACGAGCCAGCGGATGGTGGCCCGGTACGGTCTGCTGAACCGGCGGGACCAGCAGGTGAACCTCGCTGCCGTCCGTAATCTGACGGTCCACGAATCCGTGCCGCAGCGACTGGTGCGCTCCGGGAATATATCCTTGGAAACCGGGTACCAGGGCGTGGTGACCTTTCGCGACGTGCCTGAGGTTGCAAGGTTCCGCGACTTTATCCTCGATGCCATCGGGGAATTGCCGGATGAAAGCGGAGCCCAGCCGGGCGGCGCGACGTATTACCCCGCCGGTGCGTTTCCGGAGGATATGAGAGAAGGTGGACGGGATGACCGATGA
- a CDS encoding adenylate/guanylate cyclase domain-containing protein, translating into MTDEDQQERVDSIAPGTAAFDPAAFESAAYQPAASDFRAGSSADPSEAGPALDPVMPAVDRHPPTGAMSAERLAMKALESRLLGGERKLRRREVAAGAGLSLLSARKLWRALGFPNFGDEDVAFTERDQAALSTVVDLVRAGKLTEEAAISVTRSIGQMTDRMVVWQIEALVEDMVHEQGVTDAVARKRLVNELPALVDALEEVLVYSWRRQLNAGVQRLAVRAEAGLQASEEGREGDEDDAPLPLARAVGFADLVSYTSLSRRMNEKTLARLVQRFENKCAEIISVGGGRLVKTVGDEVLYIAETPAAGAEISLALAEAFTEDEILPEARVAMVWGRILSRLGDIYGPTVNLAARLTTLADPGTVLVDSMTASALEHDERFVLIPQDPENVRGFGEINPVRLTRGRGKGLVLD; encoded by the coding sequence ATGACCGATGAGGACCAGCAGGAACGCGTCGACAGCATCGCACCCGGCACCGCCGCCTTTGATCCTGCCGCTTTTGAATCCGCCGCCTATCAGCCTGCCGCTTCTGATTTTCGCGCCGGCTCCTCCGCCGACCCGTCGGAAGCCGGGCCCGCCCTCGATCCGGTCATGCCCGCCGTCGACCGGCACCCGCCCACCGGCGCCATGTCCGCCGAACGCCTGGCCATGAAGGCACTCGAGTCGCGCCTGCTGGGCGGGGAACGCAAGCTCCGCCGTCGTGAAGTTGCCGCCGGCGCGGGCCTCTCCCTGCTCTCCGCCCGCAAACTCTGGCGCGCCCTGGGTTTCCCGAACTTCGGCGACGAGGACGTTGCCTTCACCGAGCGCGACCAGGCAGCCCTGTCCACCGTGGTGGACCTGGTCCGCGCCGGCAAGCTCACGGAGGAGGCAGCCATTTCGGTCACCCGTTCGATCGGGCAGATGACCGACCGGATGGTGGTCTGGCAGATCGAGGCCCTGGTGGAGGACATGGTCCACGAACAGGGCGTTACGGATGCGGTGGCCCGCAAGCGGCTGGTCAACGAGCTCCCGGCGCTGGTGGACGCGCTCGAGGAAGTCCTGGTCTACTCCTGGCGGCGCCAGCTCAATGCCGGCGTCCAGCGGCTCGCCGTCCGCGCCGAGGCCGGCCTGCAGGCGAGCGAAGAAGGCCGGGAAGGCGACGAGGACGACGCGCCGCTGCCCCTGGCCCGCGCCGTGGGCTTCGCGGACCTGGTTTCCTACACCAGCCTGTCCCGCCGGATGAACGAAAAAACGCTCGCACGGCTGGTCCAGCGCTTCGAGAACAAGTGCGCCGAGATCATCTCCGTGGGCGGCGGACGGCTGGTCAAGACCGTGGGCGACGAAGTCCTCTATATCGCTGAAACCCCTGCGGCCGGCGCCGAGATCTCCCTGGCACTCGCCGAGGCCTTCACCGAGGACGAGATCCTCCCGGAAGCCCGGGTGGCCATGGTCTGGGGCAGGATCCTGTCGCGCCTTGGTGACATCTACGGACCCACCGTCAACCTCGCAGCACGCCTGACCACCCTCGCCGATCCCGGCACCGTCCTGGTGGACTCCATGACCGCCTCTGCACTGGAGCACGACGAGCGGTTCGTGCTGATCCCGCAGGACCCCGAAAACGTCCGCGGGTTCGGCGAGATCAACCCGGTACGCCTTACCCGCGGCCGCGGCAAGGGCCTGGTGCTGGACTAG